A genomic segment from Colletotrichum higginsianum IMI 349063 chromosome 5, whole genome shotgun sequence encodes:
- a CDS encoding GNAT family: MADLIVTQHASEKNVKFASATPAQREAAWRLNGVSWAPPMSLEAYVARELALSKTALSSNCSYYVLFDPADPEHIISSCEATAKTIFVRDPSCPAVREEKAYAIASVYTNPTHRNHGMATRLLNGVKEAMDADSRASVLYSDIGTIYYARMGWAVYPSLQVSLILDDTSVLSPLQGLRYLTAEEVPEFCGKDVELLRKKLASLPDDGKTHVAFAPSGDQMLWHFTRDGFMAKELVDREVVRRGAATADGKAWVYWDHDFREKKLKVLRVGGDPEADVTALLHAAVLEAADWGLAKVLVWNPDEGISASAKRVSDRTEGAVRVIFDERLDGSIPSLRWKGESEAVWEDNEYYAWC; this comes from the coding sequence ATGGCCGACCTCATCGTGACCCAGCACGCCTCAGAAAAGAACGTCAAGTTCGCCTCGGCTACCCCAGCCCAGCGAGAGGCCGCATGGCGCCTTAACGGCGTCTCATGGGCCCCTCCCATGTCCCTCGAGGCCTACGTTGCCCGTGAACTCGCCCTCTCCAAGACGGCCCTCTCGTCCAACTGCAGCTACTACGTCCTcttcgacccggccgacCCAGAGCACATCATCTCGTCCTGCGAAGCGACCGCCAAGACCATCTTCGTCCGCGATCCCTCTTGCCCGGCCGTTCGTGAAGAGAAGGCCTATGCCATAGCCTCCGTCTACACGAACCCGACCCATCGCAACCACGGCATGGCGACTCGACTCCTCAacggcgtcaaggaggccatggACGCCGACTCCAGGGCAAGCGTGCTCTACAGCGATATCGGCACCATCTACTACGCTCGTATGGGCTGGGCCGTCTATCCGTCCCTTCAAGTTTCGCTCATCCTGGACGACACTTCCGTTCTGAGTCCACTTCAGGGTTTGAGATACctcacggccgaggaggtgcCCGAATTCTGTGGCAAGGACGTCGAGCTGCTGAGGAAGAAGCTCGCGAGcctccccgacgacggcaagacgCACGTCGCCTTCGCACCGTCGGGCGACCAGATGCTGTGGCATTTCACCCGCGATGGCTTCATGgccaaggagctcgtcgaccggGAGGTCGTGCGCCGCGGGGCGGCTACTGCTGATGGCAAGGCGTGGGTGTACTGGGACCACGACTTCCGCGAGAAGAAACTCAAGGTCCTGcgggtcggcggcgaccccgaggccgacgtcaCGGCGCTACTCCACGCCGCTGTGCTCGAGGCTGCGGACTGGGGGCTCGCCAAGGTCCTGGTATGGAACCCCGACGAGggcatctcggcctcggccaagaGGGTCAGCGATCGGACCGAGGGCGCCGTCCGGGTGATTTTTGACGAGAGGCTCGATGGGAGCATCCCGAGCTTGCGGTGGAAGGGCGAGAGCGAGGCTGTGTGGGAGGACAATGAGTACTACGCATGGTGCTAG
- a CDS encoding Nacht domain protein yields the protein MHGIHPLKTNVVFRTPSWNRGDGSPTSASSPIIRWNSRNEVFRRFSDDATEDDVQVTGTTFTKAETAYKKAVKSLESHLNKEDVATVISKGKNGKEIDAKEELHQVVRTIQKTKETELDEGKTKKLIKCLDHYQGVFDILSQAEFSGLPLIWGGLKFILLVTKNSNEVLPKVVDVMIDIGRNLERIRGYAALYPTPRMLEFTSELYAAIVEFLEKVIKDAKNAEKNILSERFQAGHGWQTANECAERTMAAFLQPFEVRYGDLLSKMKNTLMHIREDAELCLHVRQALTSHAIDRYRTVLPLQRHQMHQAFKSISENPTADLFQAIRKNLFKKFEVEAGFHQELQATYEVTTSKEWIEWFRMEQKYVPSGYSHQTRVIQAECDAPDPQHALVWKKQQRNFASHVPSAYLIWTRGMTAQSAIASLVDQILVQKTEVMADAGIEMDQFKEANNSVKSLWNFFLYLTTVLGGCMVYITIGSVGDHEFGIVRKFVSMAKTWKGPPINVTLIHPFNDNFARTDDVVNLDDKYDVHPSLTTTDAMHHVLLLEINTTRKVSDTIQNLLWETAWREVRYAVIGIALTQVFEQIRSAATRAAQGAPRREKSFGETDSEHWEAAVAKWISNESWINILREQIQRHIDIVDIHLPPDRKEHLESRLGLLVLAEDGEFGSKLSEAQRAYIWANLQEAIRPGTGEMFCSKVDELLRALLEDYRDANSGKEGEAEGLSYPLVNAYFGKSGRWRDTFSEEQNLVADGITTAIEVGFRDLIQALASQGDSA from the exons ATGCATGGAATCCACCCTTTGAAAACCAACGTCGTGTTCCGGACGCCTTCTTGGAATCGCGGCGATGGGAGCCCGACGAGTGCATCTAGTCCGATCATTCGCTGGAATTCGCGCAACGAGGTCTTCAGACGGTTTTCAGACGATGCGACGGAGGACGATGTCCAAGTCACCGGAACAACATTCAC GAAAGCCGAGACGGCTTACAAGAAGGCTGTGAAGTCCTTAGAATCCCATCTCAACAAGGAAGATGTGGCCACCGTCATATCCAAGGGCAAGAACGGCAAGGAAATCGATGCCAAGGAAGAGCTACATCAGGTCGTTCGGACGATCCAGAAGACCAAGGAAACAGAGCTAGACGAGGgaaagacgaagaagctCATCAAGTGCTTAGACCATTACCAGGGCGTTTTCGATATTTTATCGCAGGCAGAGTTCTCGGGCTTGCCGCTGATCTGGGGTGGTCTGAAATTCATACTCCTA GTGACGAAGAACAGCAACGAAGTCCTCCCCAAGGTAGTCGATGTGATGATTGATATTGGCCGGAATCTTGAGAGGATACGAGGATATGCGGCCTTATACCCAACTCCACGGATGCTAGAGTTCACGAGCGAACTCTACGCTGCCATTGTGGAGTTCCTCGAGAAGGTTATCAAGGATGCGAAGAACGCAGAGAAAAATATTCTCAGTGAGAGATTCCAGGCCGGGCATGGTTGGCAGACCGCTAACGAGTGTGCAGAGCGCACGATGGCGGCTTTCCTCCAACCTTTCGAGGTTCGGTACGGCGACCTACTTTCCAAGATGAAGAACACCCTCATGCACATCCGCGAGGACGCAGAGCTGTGCCTACACGTACGGCAGGCCTTGACGAGCCATGCGATAGACAGATACCGGACGGTGTTGCCGCTGCAACGACATCAGATGCATCAAGCCTTCAAGT CAATCTCCGAGAACCCGACAGCAGACCTGTTCCAGGCGATACGGAAGAACCTGTTTAAAAAGTTCGAGGTCGAAGCCGGATTTCACCAGGAACTGCAAGCCACGTACGAGGTCACAACGTCAAAGGAATGGATCGAGTGGTTCCGGATGGAGCAGAAATATGTGCCGTCGGGATACTCCCACCAGACGAGAGTCATACAGGCGGAGTGCGATGCCCCGGATCCCCAGCACGCGCTGGTCTGGAAGAAACAGCAGCGCAATTTTGCATCCCACGTGCCATCGGCATATCTGATCTGGACGCGCGGGATGACGGCGCAGTCGGCCATCGCCTCGCTCGTAGACCAGATACTGGTCCAAAAGACGGAAGTCATGGCCGACGCGGGCATCGAGATGGACCAGTTCAAGGAGGCCAACAACAGCGTCAAGTCGCTGTGGAACTTCTTCCTCTATCTGACGACGGTCCTTGGCGGCTGCATGGTTTACATTACCATCGGTTCCGTGGGCGACCACGAGTTCGGCATCGTGAGGAAGTTTGTCAGCATGGCCAAGACGTGGAAGGGCCCGCCCATCAACGTGACGCTGATCCATCCGTTCAACGACAATTTTGCGCGGACGGACGATGTCGTCAACCTCGATGACAAGTACGACGTCCACCCTTCGCTCACGACGACGGACGCAATGCATCACGTGCTGCTGTTGGAGATCAACACAACAAGAAAGGTCTCGGACACGATACAGAACCTCCTATGGGAGACGGCGTGGCGAGAGGTGCGAtacgccgtcatcggcatcgcgcTGACGCAGGTATTTGAGCAGATACGGTCCGCCGCGACGAGGGCTGCCCAAGGGGCGCCCCGGAGGGAGAAGTCCTTCGGCGAGACCGATTCCGAGCACTGGGAAGCCGCAGTGGCGAAATGGATTTCCAACGAGTCGTGGATCAACATCTTGCGGGAGCAGATTCAACGACACATCGATATAGTCGATATTCACCTGCCCCCTGATAGGAAGGAGCATCTGGAAAGCAGGTTGGGGCTGTTGGTGctcgccgaagacggcgagtTTGGCTCGAAGCTATCGGAAGCACAACGGGCTTACATATGGGCGAACCTTCAAGAAGCGATCCGGCCCGGCACGGGCGAGATGTTTTGTAGCAAAGTAGACGAGCTCCTGCGAGCGTTGCTGGAAGACTACCGCGACGCCAACTCAggaaaggagggagaggcggaGGGATTGTCTTACCCCCTCGTCAACGCGTATTTCGGGAAGAGCGGGCGGTGGAGGGACACATTCTCCGAGGAGCAAAATTTGGTGGCGGACGGGATCACGACTGCAATTGAGGTTGGTTTTCGGGATTTGATCCAGGCGCTGGCATCGCAGGGAGATTCGGCATAA
- a CDS encoding Type I phosphodiesterase/nucleotide pyrophosphatase: protein MPMRRLNSRSRTDRDNASLLAPDTYDDDASSLHSRSDQDSDSDDDQLQLRARNSRELRAADSLVFMEEEEVETLVAETRKKQELQRRGSGLAVPNPLKLFGRGVDGQLPGSSNGSSENLFSDKEKRQQRRTRRKQRKDRLLEKATHGEDGELMYEMEEGGMKEGSSTGESSERDDSDEIDRQRLKMVTNAKTDKRRSWRRWLVIHSMIAVGFAILILVAWKLSLGRKSAHNVELLSNGTALFAPTTIIISLDGFRADFLQRGITPRLNALVREGVSPKYMLPAFPSVTFPNHYTLATGLHPESHGIVGNTFWDPDMQAEFYYTDPGRSLDAKWWKGEPFWVTAERQGIRSAIHMWPGSEAHILGVEPTFLDRFNGKEALDNKVSRILEFLDKPGMEDKTAKVEDMRPQLIAAYVPNVDADGHRYGPNSTEIRVTIEVTDAMMDQLFLGLEKRNLTDIVNVIVVSDHGMATTDTTRLLQLEDLVDTSKIEHTDGWPLYGLRPKNPDDLQGLYDGLAEKAKTNPNFDVYLRDVNMPERYHFSNNKRIAPLWIVPKAGWAIVTKDEMDVAKALKDGSVYQPRGLHGYDHEHPLMRAIFIARGPAFPHPPNSQIDVFQNINVYNILCDSVGLIPEPNNGTLRLPLRPVGTHKSEDTPAEPEDPVPPYTTTASQTTASAQSTAAHSSTPEKPIQVDPVPQPSSAEAPTEDKQGGDDGEESQGAEEDAIQKGKAAMIGIWDWLTDKFGKVWDKISGSKGDKESEEKEGSE from the exons ATGCCGATGCGCCGCCTCAACTCGAGGTCCCGAACGGACCGTGACAACGCAAGCCTCCTGGCCCCTGACACatacgacgacgacgcctcATCTCTGCATAGCCGAAGCGACCAggacagcgacagcgacgatgATCAATTGCAACTGCGTGCCCGCAACAGCCGCGAGCTGCGCGCCGCCGATAGCCTAGTGTTcatggaggaagaggaggtcgAGACGCTTGTCGCGGAGACGCGCAAGAAGCAGGAACTCCAGCGCCGCGGGTCTGGTCTCGCCGTGCCGAACCCTCTGAAGCTGTTCGGGCGCGGAGTGGATGGCCAGCTTCCCGGATCCAGTAACGGCTCGTCCGAAAACCTTTTCAGTGACAAGGAAAAGCGCCAGCagcgtcggacgaggaggaaaCAGAGAAAAGATCGCCTGTTGGAGAAGGCAACccacggcgaggacggcgagctgaTGTACGAGATGGAAGAGGGCGGCATGAAGGAGGGTAGCTCGACCGGCGAGAGCAGCGAACGAGACGATAGCGACGAGATCGACCGGCAGCGGCTGAAAATGGTTACCAACGCGAAGACGGACAAGCGGCGGAGCTGGCGCCGATGGCTCGTCATACACAGCATGATTGCCGTTGGCTTCGCGATCCTGATTTTGGTGGCGTGGAAGCTATCTCTCGGGAGGAAGTCGGCGCATAATGTGGAGCTTCTCAGCAACGGCACGGCGCTCTTTGCACCGACGACCATCATCATTAGCCTCGACGGTTTCCGTGCCGATTTCTTGCAGCGCGGCATCACACCCAGACTGAACGCCCTCGTAAGAGAGGGTGTGTCGCCAAAGTACATGCTCCCTGCCTTCCCGTCCGTCACGTTTCCGAACCATTACACCCTGGCGACCGGCCTGCACCCCGAGAGCCACGGTATCGTGGGGAATACCTTCTGGGATCCTGACATGCAGGCCGAATTCTACTACACCGATCCTGGACGGAGTCTCGATGCGAAGTGGTGGAAGGGCGAGCCCTTTTGGGTGACAGCCGAGAGGCAGGGCATTCGATCCGCGATTCACATGTGGCCTGGCAGTGAGGCGCACATTCTGGGCGTTGAGCCGACCTTCTTGGACAGGTTTAATGGTAAAGAGGCCCTTGACAACAAGGTCAGCAGGATCCTGGAGTTCCTAGACAAGCCCGGCATGGAGGACAAGACTgccaaggtcgaggacaTGCGGCCCCAGCTTATTGCGGCGTACGTGCCCAATGTTGATGCGGATGGCCATAGGTACGGGCCTAACAGCACGGAAATTCGCGTGACCATCGAGGTCACCGATGCCATGATGGACCAGCTCTTCCTCGGTCTCGAGAAACGCAACCTCACCGATATCGTTAACGTCATTGTTGTCTCTGACCACGGCATGGCCACGACAGATACTACTCGTCTGTTGcagctcgaggaccttgTCGATACCTCCAAGATCGAACACACCGACGGCTGGCCTCTTTACGGTCTCCGGCCGAAGAACCCCGACGATCTCCAGGGACTGTATGACGGTCTGGCTgagaaggccaagacgaACCCCAACTTCGACGTCTACCTGCGTGATGTCAACATGCCTGAGCGCTATCACTTCTCCAACAACAAGCGCATTGCGCCGCTCTGGATCGTGCCCAAGGCTGGCTGGGCCATCGTCACGAAGGACGAGATGGACGTGGCGAAGGCGCTGAAGGACGGTTCGGTCTACCAACCCCGTGGACTGCACGGATATGACCACGAACACCCTCTCATGCGTGCCATCTTTATCGCCCGCGGACCGGCCTTCCCCCATCCGCCGAACAGCCAGATCGATGTCTTCC AAAATATCAACGTGTACAACATTCTCTGCGACTCTGTCGGTCTTATCCCCGAGCCAAACAACGGGACTCTACGTCTACCCCTTCGGCCCGTGGGTACTCACAAGTCTGAAGATACTCCAGCAGAACCCGAGGATCCGGTTCCTCCGTATACAACCACTGCCTCTCAGACAACTGCTTCGGCGCAATCAACAGCGGCTCATTCATCAACTCCTGAGAAGCCCATACAGGTGGATCCCGTCCCACAACCTTCATCGGCAGAGGCGCCAACAGAGGACAAGCAGGGTGGAGATGATGGTGAAGAAAGCCAgggcgccgaagaagacgcaATAcagaagggcaaggcagCCATGATTGGTATTTGGGACTGGCTCACGGACAAGTTTGGCAAGGTGTGGGACAAGATTAGCGGGTCAAAGGGAGACAAAGAGtcggaagagaaggagggatCGGAATGA
- a CDS encoding translation elongation factor EF-1 alpha yields the protein MGKEEKAHINVVVIGHVDSGKSTTTGHLIYQCGGIDKRTIEKFEKEAAELGKGSFKYAWVLDKLKAERERGITIDIALWKFETPKYYVTVIDAPGHRDFIKNMITGTSQADCAILIIAAGTGEFEAGISKDGQTREHALLAYTLGVKQLIVAINKMDTTKWSEARYEEIIKETSSFIKKVGYNPKTVAFVPISGFHGDNMLAPTTNAPWYKGWEKETKAGKSSGKTLLEAIDSIDQPKRPTDKPLRLPLQDVYKIGGIGTVPVGRIETGVLKPGMVVTFAPANVTTEVKSVEMHHEQLTEGLPGDNVGFNVKNVSVKDIRRGNVAGDSKNDPPAGAASFNAQVIVLNHPGQVGAGYAPVLDCHTAHIACKFSEILEKIDRRTGKSVENNPKFIKSGDAAIVKMVPSKPMCVEAFTDYPPLGRFAVRDMRQTVAVGVIKSVEKASAAAGKVTKSAAKAAKK from the exons ATGGGTAAGGAAGAGAAGGCTCACATCAACGTCGTCGTTATCGGCCACGTCGATTCCGGCAAGTCGACCACCACT GGTCACTTGATCTACCAGTGCGGTGGTATCGACAAGCGTACCATCGAGAAGttcgagaaggaggctgcTGAGCTCG GCAAGGGTTCCTTCAAGTACGCGTGGGTTCTTgacaagctcaaggccgagCGTGAGCGTGGTATCACCATCGACATTGCCCTCTGGAAGTTCGAGACTCCCAAGTACTATGTCACCGTCATTG ACGCCCCCGGTCACCGTGACTTCATCAAGAACATGATCACTGGTACTTCCCAGGCCGACTGCGCCATTCTCATCATTGCCGCCGGCACTGGTGAGTTCGAGGCTGGTATCTCCAAGGATGGCCAGACTCGTGAGCACGCTCTGCTCGCCTACACCCTCGGTGTCAAGCAGCTCATCGTTGCCATCAACAAGATGGACACCACCAAGTGGTCTGAGGCCCGTTACGAGGAGATCATCAAGGagacctcctccttcatcaaGAAGGTCGGCTACAACCCCAAGACTGTTGCCTTCGTCCCCATCTCCGGTTTCCACGGCGACAACATGCTTGCCCCCACCACCAACGCTCCCTGGTACAAGGGTTGGGAGAAGGAgaccaaggccggcaagaGCTCCGGCAAGACTCTCCTTGAGGCCATCGACTCCATCGACCAGCCCAAGCGCCCGACAGACAAGCCCCTCCGTCTTCCCCTTCAGGATGTCTACAAGATCGGCGGTATCGGCACTGTGCCCGTCGGCCGTATCGAGACTGGTGTCCTCAAGCCCGGCATGGTCGTCACCTTCGCCCCTGCCAACGTCACCACTGAAGTCAAGTCCGTCGAGATGCACCACGAGCAGCTCACCGAGGGTCTCCCCGGTGACAACGTTGGTTTCAACGTGAAGAACGTTTCCGTCAAGGACATTCGCCGTGGCAACGTCGCCGGTGACTCCAAGAACGACCCCCCTGCCGGCGCTGCCTCCTTCAACGCCCAGGTTATCGTCCTCAACCACCCCGGTCAGGTTGGTGCTGGCTACGCCCCCGTCCTCGACTGCCACACTGCCCACATCGCCTGCAAGTTCTCCGAGATCCTCGAGAAGATTGACCGCCGTACCGGAAAGTCCGTTGAGAACAACCCCAAGTTCATCAAGTCTGGtgacgccgccatcgtcaagatGGTTCCCTCCAAGCCCATGTGCGTTGAGGCTTTCACCGACTACCCCCCTCTGGGACGTTTCGCCGTCCGTGACATGCGTCAGACCGTCGCTGTCGGTGTCATCAAGTCCGTCGAGAAGGCttccgccgctgccggcaaG GTCACCAAGTCTGCTGCCAAGGCTGCCAAGAAATAA